The genomic DNA GAATTCGCAAGGAATACTATGCCGACAACGGTGAAGATGCTGTTATAATGTGGAATGAATGGTTATAACAAATGTGAAAAATAAGAATAATATGTTCTTTACCATCCATACTAATCACACGGAGGTGTATTATATGGATGGTAAATTTAAAAGAATTTACTACTATAGTAGATTATTAAATATAGTTGTATTTAGCCCTTTAGTTTTTGTGTTTTTATTAATAATCGTATCTTGTAATACAAATATATTAAATAAAAATAGAGAACCCAGGGTAAAAAAAGACGTATACCTTGAAGATGAAAATGTAGGCGGGCTTACGAGACAGGAAGTGCTTAAAAAGATTCAAGAGCATGCATCGAAAATTGATGTTGCAGCAAAGGATGCAATTATGGAGCCTTCAAGTTGGGGAATTTTTGAAGGAAAACCGGGCTTGAAGGTAAATATTGGAAAAACACTGGAGAATGTATTAAATGCAGAGGAAGGGCAGAAAGTGGAATTGGTTTTAGAAAGGGTATACCCTAATATAACTAATCAGCATTTACAAAGTAATATTGTTGAAATAGCGAGCTATTCAACTCCCATTGTTGACAAAAGCGAATCGAGGATGAACAATATAAAAATAGCAGCAGAAAAAATAAATAATAAAATACTGCAAACAGGAGAAGAGTTTTCATTTAACCGGGTTGTAGGAAGACGGACTGAAGATAAAGGTTATGAATACGCTCCTATTATAATCAAGACAGAAGATGGGCATAAGAAAAAAGATGGTATAGGCGGAGGGGTATGCCAGCTTTCCACCACTTTATATAATGCCGTGGAAGAATGCGGCCTTGAAGTGACGGAAAGGCATACTCATTCTTCTGATGTAACATATGTACCTGAAGGTGA from Bacillota bacterium includes the following:
- a CDS encoding VanW family protein — protein: MDGKFKRIYYYSRLLNIVVFSPLVFVFLLIIVSCNTNILNKNREPRVKKDVYLEDENVGGLTRQEVLKKIQEHASKIDVAAKDAIMEPSSWGIFEGKPGLKVNIGKTLENVLNAEEGQKVELVLERVYPNITNQHLQSNIVEIASYSTPIVDKSESRMNNIKIAAEKINNKILQTGEEFSFNRVVGRRTEDKGYEYAPIIIKTEDGHKKKDGIGGGVCQLSTTLYNAVEECGLEVTERHTHSSDVTYVPEGEDATVSYGSIDLKFINTRKYPIMIKVYVEGEELIVKILENRNFEPGS